Proteins encoded in a region of the Scyliorhinus canicula chromosome 2, sScyCan1.1, whole genome shotgun sequence genome:
- the LOC119961391 gene encoding gamma-crystallin S-1-like encodes MAKIIFYEDRNFQGRHYECSSDCADLSSYFSRCNSMRVMSDWWVMYEKPNYMGYQYVLSRGEYPDYQRWMGFNDSIGSCRTYPYYRGGNYKMRIYERPDFGGQMMEFMDDCPSVYDRFRYRDIHSSHVMDGYWTFYEHPNYRGRQYFMRPGEYRRYSDWGGFNSTIGSFRRMRDF; translated from the exons ATGGCAAAG ATTATCTTTTACGAGGACAGGAACTTCCAGGGTCGGCACTATGAGTGCAGCAGTGACTGTGCTGACCTGTCCTCTTACTTCAGCCGCTGTAACTCCATGCGTGTCATGAGTGACTGgtgggtgatgtatgagaaacccAATTACATGGGATACCAgtatgttctgagcaggggagaaTATCCTGACTACCAGCGCTGGATGGGATTCAATGACAGCATCGGCTCATGTCGCACCTACCCATAT TACCGAGGTGGAAACTACAAAATGAGGATTTACGAGAGGCCTGACTTTGGAGGACAGATGATGGAATTCATGGATGACTGTCCATCTGTCTATGATCGTTTCCGTTACCGTGACATCCACTCCAGCCATGTGATGGACGGTTACTGGACCTTCTATGAACATCCCAACTACAGAGGCCGACAGTACTTCATGAGACCCGGTGAATACAGGAGATACAGTGACTGGGGCGGCTTCAACTCAACTATCGGATCTTTCAGACGCATGAGGGATTTCTAG
- the LOC119961501 gene encoding gamma-crystallin S-1-like — translation MAKIIFYEDRNFQGRHYECSNDCADLSPYFSRCNSMRVMSDWWVMYERPNYMGYQYALSRGEYPDYQRWMGFNDSIGSCRTYPYYRGGNYRMRIYERPDFGGQMMEFMDDCPSVYDRFRYRDIHSCHVMDGYWNFYEHPNYRGRQYFMRPGEYKRYSDWGGYNSTIGSFRRMRDF, via the exons ATGGCAAAG ATTATCTTTTACGAGGACAGGAACTTCCAGGGTCGGCACTATGAATGCAGTAATGACTGTGCTGACCTGTCCCCTTACTTCAGTCGCTGTAACTCCATGCGAGTCATGAGTGACTGGTGGGTAATGTATGAGAGACCCAATTACATGGGATACCAGTATGCTCTGAGCAGGGGAGAATATCCTGACTACCAGCGCTGGATGGGATTCAATGACAGCATCGGGTCATGTCGCACCTACCCGTAT TACCGAGGTGGAAACTACAGAATGAGGATTTACGAGAGGCCTGACTTTGGAGGACAGATGATGGAATTCATGGATGACTGTCCATCTGTCTACGATCGTTTCCGTTACCGTGACATCCACTCCTGCCATGTGATGGACGGTTACTGGAACTTCTATGAACATCCCAACTACAGAGGCCGACAGTACTTCATGAGACCCGGTGAATACAAGAGATACAGTGACTGGGGCGGCTACAACTCAACTATCGGTTCTTTCAGACGCATGAGGGATTTCTAG